The following proteins are co-located in the Pedobacter sp. FW305-3-2-15-E-R2A2 genome:
- a CDS encoding GNAT family N-acetyltransferase, with translation MSIRRAKQEDTQAIGSLLAQMEHPTAESLVAEKLALLIGHPDHELIVYELDGQVVAFMSIHFVPQIAYAGDFAMVSYFAVDDQLRSRGLGREMEERCVELAKERDCNRIELHSSIRRTSAHRFYERQGYVEFPKYFSKRLV, from the coding sequence ATGAGTATAAGAAGGGCAAAACAAGAAGATACACAGGCCATAGGGTCTTTACTAGCGCAAATGGAACATCCGACAGCAGAAAGTCTGGTCGCAGAAAAGTTAGCTTTACTGATCGGACATCCGGACCATGAATTGATTGTATATGAGCTGGATGGTCAGGTTGTTGCTTTCATGTCTATTCATTTTGTTCCTCAGATTGCTTATGCAGGAGATTTTGCGATGGTAAGTTATTTTGCTGTTGATGATCAGTTAAGAAGTCGTGGTTTAGGAAGGGAAATGGAAGAGCGTTGTGTTGAATTGGCAAAGGAAAGGGATTGTAACCGGATAGAGTTGCATTCCAGTATTCGCAGAACTTCGGCGCATCGGTTTTATGAGCGACAGGGATATGTTGAATTTCCTAAATATTTTAGTAAGAGATTAGTTTAA
- a CDS encoding efflux transporter outer membrane subunit, whose translation MNTYKTSFFLLISIGLWASCKVTRPYQKPDLLVASSYREVKVSDTSSMASMKWSEVFTDTVLNQLILQGLAANLDLKIAVSRISEAQAGLRLSKAAFLPGLNGNIAVKQSRLAFPQGFGMINNSTQYDLGISSNWEIDIWGKLSSAKRAAFADLLASDAAKRAVQTQLIADIANHYFELLALDQQLLVTQKTAENRAADAEAIKLLFESSILNGVAVVQSEANYYEADLAIPDIQQRIKETEHALCVLLARAPSKISRTSLAQQRLAYDLKPGIPTQLLAYRPDVQQAEYQFRAAFEHTNIARASFYPSLNITAAAGFSSLGLSNWFSSAGLFGNIAAGLTQPIFNKGVNKARLSTAEAKQQQALYGFENSLLKAAQEVSDALSSYELAAQKEEKRGKQLKALEQAVAFNKELLNNSKNTNYTDVLAAEQNLLTAELKGINDQSQKLHAIVNLYRALGGGWN comes from the coding sequence ATGAATACATATAAAACATCTTTCTTTTTGCTGATTTCCATAGGATTGTGGGCTTCATGTAAAGTAACCAGGCCTTATCAAAAGCCCGACCTGTTAGTTGCTTCTTCTTATAGGGAGGTCAAGGTTTCCGATACCAGCAGCATGGCAAGTATGAAATGGTCTGAAGTATTTACCGATACCGTTTTAAATCAGCTGATCTTACAAGGATTGGCTGCCAATCTGGACCTGAAGATTGCCGTATCGCGCATTAGCGAGGCTCAGGCAGGCTTGCGCTTGAGCAAAGCGGCATTCTTGCCAGGGCTAAATGGGAATATAGCTGTAAAACAAAGCAGGCTGGCCTTTCCGCAGGGCTTTGGAATGATCAACAACTCCACTCAATATGACCTTGGCATCAGCAGCAACTGGGAAATTGACATCTGGGGTAAACTGAGTAGCGCAAAACGCGCTGCATTTGCCGATCTTCTGGCCAGTGATGCCGCAAAACGGGCCGTTCAAACCCAGCTGATCGCAGATATTGCCAATCATTATTTTGAATTACTCGCCCTGGATCAGCAGTTACTGGTGACTCAGAAAACCGCAGAAAATAGGGCTGCGGATGCGGAAGCCATCAAATTGCTTTTTGAAAGCTCCATCTTAAACGGTGTGGCAGTGGTACAAAGTGAAGCCAATTATTACGAGGCAGACCTTGCCATTCCCGATATACAACAGCGGATTAAAGAAACAGAACATGCTTTATGCGTGTTGCTCGCCCGTGCTCCTTCCAAGATCAGCAGAACTTCTCTCGCTCAACAGCGACTTGCCTATGATTTAAAACCCGGAATACCAACGCAGTTGCTGGCCTACAGACCGGATGTTCAACAGGCTGAATATCAGTTTCGCGCCGCATTTGAACATACCAATATCGCAAGGGCTTCCTTCTATCCTTCGCTGAACATTACCGCTGCAGCCGGATTTTCCAGTCTTGGGCTCAGCAATTGGTTTAGCAGTGCCGGTTTATTTGGCAACATTGCCGCCGGCCTTACACAGCCTATCTTTAATAAGGGGGTAAATAAAGCCAGGCTCAGCACTGCGGAAGCGAAACAGCAACAAGCCTTATACGGTTTTGAAAACTCACTTTTAAAAGCTGCTCAGGAGGTTTCAGATGCTTTATCTTCCTATGAACTTGCTGCGCAGAAAGAAGAAAAACGCGGTAAACAGTTAAAAGCGCTGGAACAGGCAGTCGCTTTCAATAAAGAATTGCTGAACAACAGCAAAAATACCAATTATACAGATGTCCTCGCAGCAGAGCAAAATCTGCTGACGGCTGAATTAAAAGGGATCAATGATCAAAGTCAGAAATTACATGCCATCGTCAATTTATACCGTGCATTGGGCGGTGGGTGGAATTGA
- a CDS encoding efflux RND transporter permease subunit: MLRKFIENPVLSTVISVIIVILGLLGLLSLPISQYPEIAPPTVAVTAAYQGANADVVMKSVIVPLEEQINGVENMTYMTSTASNNGSATITIFFKQGTDPDQAAVNVQNRVTKATSLLPTEVIKAGITTSKKLSSTAFSFLIYSKNKAYDQKFLDNYLRINIMPQMKRVEGVGEATIYGNQEYSMRIWLKPDAMANHGMVPDDVIAALKEQNIEAAPGKIGENSRQSVQYALKYTGRLNEEIQFENIVLRSARQGGLIRLKDVAKIEFGALDYTTSLVTQGKVSSGGAVSQSSGSNARELIIACENILKEASKDFPPGVEYHTFLNANEFLDASIEKVIYTIVEAFILVFIVVFIFLQDFRSTLIPAIAVPVAIIGTFFFLKLFGFTINLLTLFALVLAIGIVVDDAIVVVEAVHAKLDQGAKSAKKATIHAMSEISGAIVSITLIMSAVFVPVTFITGSAGVFYKQFGLTLAVAIVISAVNALTLSPALCAIFLKPHHPDQEHQPKGFLPRFYAGFNTAFETVTGKYMRAVRFLIRRKWISVAGILLFGFIFYSLLKTTPTGFVPNEDGGAIYGDVILPPSATLERTEQISNQVDSIARSIPEVELSSRLAGMDLINGFGGSYGALFIRLKPWKERKGKDQDVNSVVNQLFAKTAHIKGAKVIFFAAPTLQGFGNNNGFEVQLQDRTGGDYKEFAKSIGKFMTAINQRPEIMYATSPFNIGFPELQVNVNIEKCKDAGVSVNTVLNTLQGYFGGVYASDFNKFGKQYRVMMQSHPDFRAKEADINKVYVRTEQGMMAPISEFVTLKKTYGPEFINRFNLFTSTTVTGSPNKGYSSGDAIKAIEEVAAQTLSRGYTYEFSGLTREELSSGSQTVMIFALCLVFIYFLLSAQYKSYILPFSVLLSLPIGLAGAFIFANLFNIDNNIFLQISLIMLIGLLAKNAILIVEFALMHRLSGRSIVQSAIYGAKARLRPILMTSFAFIFGLVPLMMATGAGALSNRSIGTAAVGGMLIGTLFGVFVIPVLFIIFQSAQEKISGTPTPNHPPRPLEKNI, translated from the coding sequence ATGTTAAGAAAATTTATAGAAAACCCGGTATTGTCTACAGTCATATCGGTGATTATCGTCATCCTCGGGCTTCTTGGGCTGTTGTCCCTGCCCATCTCTCAATATCCGGAGATCGCTCCCCCTACTGTCGCCGTAACCGCGGCCTACCAGGGGGCCAATGCAGATGTAGTGATGAAAAGTGTCATTGTTCCGCTTGAAGAACAAATCAATGGGGTCGAAAACATGACTTATATGACTTCTACTGCCAGTAACAATGGAAGTGCCACCATCACTATTTTCTTTAAGCAGGGTACCGATCCGGATCAGGCGGCAGTAAACGTACAGAACAGGGTAACCAAAGCCACCAGTTTACTCCCCACAGAAGTGATCAAGGCAGGAATTACCACCAGCAAGAAGCTGAGCAGTACGGCGTTTAGCTTTCTCATCTATAGCAAAAATAAAGCCTATGATCAGAAATTCCTGGACAATTACCTGCGCATCAATATCATGCCGCAGATGAAACGTGTGGAAGGAGTTGGTGAAGCCACGATTTACGGAAACCAGGAATATTCCATGAGAATCTGGCTGAAGCCCGATGCCATGGCTAACCATGGAATGGTTCCCGACGATGTGATTGCTGCCTTAAAGGAGCAAAATATTGAAGCTGCGCCAGGGAAAATCGGTGAAAACAGCAGGCAGTCGGTTCAATATGCCTTAAAATATACCGGGCGACTGAATGAAGAGATCCAATTTGAAAATATTGTGCTTCGCAGTGCCCGTCAGGGTGGTTTGATCCGGCTTAAAGATGTGGCAAAAATTGAATTTGGAGCACTGGATTATACCACCTCGCTGGTGACGCAGGGAAAGGTATCCTCCGGAGGAGCAGTAAGCCAGTCGTCGGGATCAAATGCCAGAGAGCTGATTATTGCCTGTGAAAATATTCTGAAAGAAGCGTCCAAAGATTTCCCTCCCGGCGTGGAATACCATACTTTCCTGAATGCCAATGAATTTCTGGATGCCTCTATAGAAAAAGTAATCTATACCATCGTAGAAGCTTTTATCCTTGTTTTTATCGTGGTATTTATCTTTCTTCAGGATTTCCGTTCTACCCTCATTCCGGCAATTGCTGTTCCGGTAGCCATCATCGGTACGTTCTTTTTCCTGAAACTTTTTGGCTTTACCATCAACCTGCTGACCTTGTTTGCACTGGTGCTGGCAATTGGAATTGTGGTGGATGATGCCATCGTAGTAGTCGAAGCGGTTCATGCAAAACTGGATCAGGGCGCTAAATCTGCAAAGAAGGCCACCATTCATGCAATGAGTGAAATCAGTGGAGCCATCGTGTCCATTACCCTGATCATGTCTGCCGTGTTTGTTCCGGTAACCTTTATTACAGGTTCTGCAGGAGTCTTTTATAAGCAGTTTGGATTGACACTTGCCGTTGCGATTGTCATTTCCGCAGTGAATGCACTGACCTTAAGTCCGGCGCTTTGTGCGATCTTTTTAAAGCCCCATCACCCGGATCAGGAACATCAGCCAAAAGGATTTTTACCCAGGTTCTACGCAGGCTTTAATACGGCTTTCGAAACAGTGACGGGTAAGTATATGCGGGCTGTCCGATTCCTGATCCGCAGAAAATGGATTTCCGTTGCCGGGATTCTGTTGTTCGGTTTTATTTTCTACTCCTTATTGAAAACGACGCCAACAGGATTTGTACCGAATGAGGATGGCGGAGCTATTTATGGTGATGTGATTCTTCCTCCATCAGCTACGCTGGAGCGAACAGAACAGATCAGCAACCAGGTGGACAGCATTGCCAGAAGCATCCCTGAGGTTGAACTTTCCTCCAGGCTGGCAGGAATGGACCTGATCAATGGATTCGGGGGCTCCTACGGCGCTTTATTTATCCGTTTAAAGCCCTGGAAAGAAAGAAAAGGAAAAGACCAGGATGTCAATTCCGTCGTCAATCAGTTGTTTGCAAAAACTGCGCACATCAAAGGCGCCAAAGTGATTTTCTTTGCTGCTCCAACCTTACAGGGCTTCGGAAATAACAATGGTTTTGAAGTCCAGCTGCAAGACAGAACCGGCGGTGACTATAAAGAATTCGCTAAATCTATTGGCAAGTTCATGACAGCCATCAATCAACGTCCGGAGATCATGTACGCCACAAGTCCCTTTAATATCGGATTTCCAGAACTGCAGGTCAACGTAAACATCGAGAAATGTAAAGATGCAGGGGTAAGTGTCAATACCGTGCTGAATACTTTACAGGGATATTTTGGTGGGGTTTATGCCTCCGACTTCAATAAATTTGGAAAACAGTATCGTGTGATGATGCAAAGTCATCCTGATTTCAGAGCGAAAGAAGCGGACATCAATAAGGTTTATGTCCGGACAGAACAGGGAATGATGGCGCCAATTTCAGAGTTTGTGACCTTAAAGAAAACCTATGGTCCGGAGTTTATTAACCGCTTTAATCTGTTTACTTCAACCACCGTAACCGGCTCACCGAATAAAGGTTATAGTTCTGGTGATGCGATCAAAGCGATAGAAGAAGTTGCAGCACAGACCTTAAGCCGGGGCTATACTTATGAGTTTTCCGGCCTAACAAGGGAAGAGCTTTCCAGCGGCAGTCAGACGGTGATGATTTTTGCCCTTTGCCTGGTGTTCATTTATTTTTTATTGAGTGCACAATACAAGAGCTATATCCTACCCTTTTCTGTCTTGCTTTCCCTCCCGATTGGTTTGGCAGGCGCCTTTATCTTTGCGAATCTCTTTAACATCGACAACAACATCTTCCTTCAGATCAGTCTGATCATGTTGATTGGTTTACTTGCCAAAAATGCCATCCTGATTGTCGAATTTGCCTTGATGCACCGTTTGAGTGGCAGAAGCATTGTACAATCTGCAATTTACGGAGCAAAAGCAAGATTAAGACCGATTCTGATGACCTCCTTTGCCTTTATATTCGGGCTTGTTCCCTTAATGATGGCTACCGGAGCCGGTGCACTCAGTAACCGTTCTATCGGTACAGCCGCTGTTGGCGGAATGCTGATCGGAACTCTCTTTGGCGTATTTGTCATCCCTGTTCTTTTTATCATTTTCCAGTCTGCACAGGAAAAGATTTCAGGAACACCAACTCCGAATCATCCCCCACGTCCATTAGAAAAAAACATTTAA